A single Oryza brachyantha chromosome 8, ObraRS2, whole genome shotgun sequence DNA region contains:
- the LOC102704723 gene encoding transcription factor MYB36, which produces MGRAPCCDKATVKKGPWSPEEDAMLKNYIEQHGTGGNWIALPHKIGLKRCGKSCRLRWLNYLRPNIKHGDFTPEEDSIICSLYISIGSRWSIIAAQLPGRTDNDVKNYWNTKLKKRLLGRRKDRGHHHHRSQSATATAEDDLPAGDAMNDSGGEQRSLSASAMERIQLCMQLQELQNPLAMHQHHNPLLWPNKDHGNNSFNSNSSSSMNVTVAEHGLSSSLGDHHQQLNGQLESAAAMAASPSSGENSNVVTIEAELQELLYGEGSQGRGGGGGAVIVDCDVGAPQGDVDWWSYDQGKQSPVNCWDFTPETSSMFQDYTSVYDI; this is translated from the exons ATGGGGAGGGCTCCTTGCTGTGACAAGGCAACAGTGAAGAAGGGTCCATGGTCACCTGAGGAGGATGCAATGCTCAAGAACTACATTGAGCAGCATGGCACTGGTGGCAACTGGATTGCACTGCCTCACAAGATTG GGCTGAAGAGGTGTGGTAAGAGCTGCAGGCTGAGGTGGCTCAACTATCTGAGGCCAAACATAAAGCATGGGGACTTCACCCCAGAGGAGGACAGCATCATCTGCAGCCTCTACATTAGCATAGGGAGCAG GTGGTCAATCATAGCAGCACAGCTGCCAGGAAGGACTGACAATGATGTCAAGAACTACTGGAATACAAAGCTCAAGAAGAGGCTCCTTGGCCGGCGCAAGGACCGcggtcaccaccaccaccgcagccagagcgccaccgccacggcgGAGGACGATCTGCCAGCCGGCGACGCCATGaacgacagcggcggcgagcagcggtCGCTGAGCGCGTCGGCGATGGAGAGGATCCAGCTCTGCATGCAGCTCCAGGAGCTGCAGAACCCCCTGGCCATGCACCAACACCACAACCCCTTGCTGTGGCCAAACAAGGATCATGGCAACAACAGCttcaacagcaacagcagcagcagcatgaatGTCACGGTGGCTGAGCATGGCCTGTCCAGCTCCCTGGGtgaccaccaccagcagctcAATGGGCAGCTggagagcgccgccgccatggcggccTCACCGTCGAGCGGGGAGAACTCGAACGTCGTCACCATCGAAGCCGAGCTCCAGGAGCTCCTCTACGGAGAGGGGAGCCAagggagaggcggcggtggtggcgcggtCATCGTCGACTGCGATGTCGGCGCACCGCAGGGGGATGTGGACTGGTGGAGCTATGATCAGGGCAAGCAGTCCCCTGTGAACTGCTGGGACTTCACCCCAGAGACCAGCTCAATGTTCCAGGATTACACATCAGTATATGACATCTGA